TTTAACAGCGTGCGAATAATTATATAGTTTAACATCTATATTTTTAGAATAATCATtagaaatactttcataatatataattattcgcACGCTGTTAAACTATGTGATTTTTTAGGAATTAATGGTCAAagataagaattttttttatttacaacacATCTAATTTAATACGGAGGGAGGACATCATATGCATAGAGGCCATTGACCTGAACAAGATGCAGTTCAGTAATCCGTATGCATGTGTGGTTGACAGCACGATGCATGCAGAAGCAGTTCAGAAGACGAAAATTTGTTGGTTTGGTTGGTCTCGTCTCTGTACTGAACTTCACACAGATGATGGCTATATGTCACTGACTTATTTGTGCTTTCTGAAAACCAACACACACTACAGAAATGTCAAACGAGGAGAAAAAAAGGATGTTCAGATCGAAGAAAACTCATCCATGGTGCCCATTTTGACCCGGAAATCAACTGACGATGATGTGTGCTGCTGAATTCTCATCACCATGTGCCATTTCAGGAGGCATGACCGGTTGGTTGATCAATGCAGCGATCAACCATTGCACGTGTGCATCTGAATTCTCTTCCTGCATTGCAGCCTGATCTCTCCTTCATTGAGAAATCTGAAGCAGTAGCACAGGCCAAACTTGCGTTGTGATGTACTGAACTTTCTCAGAAGCGATAGCTACTTGGTCAGACAAATCTGTTAGGATCTTTAGTGGTTATTTCTGCACGTTTGTTGAGGATCGAGTTCGCATGAATAAACAGGACAAATGATTGATCCAGTTAGAAGGAATTAACAGGTCAAgatattatgtttttcttttccaacaCATGGAATGGCTTGTCTGAACATCTGGAAGAAACTGTACTTCTGAAGAACAGAACAGGAAACTGTCGATTAAGTTAAATTTCAATTAGAAGAAGCATGTTTAGTGCATCAAATCCATAACCAGTGATGTTGCCGTATTTAATACATGCAAATAAAGCATATGGAGACTGGAGCTAAATACAATCACATTTCAGCAACCTCAGTACAAACTTACATGAGCAGTAAATACAGGTAGAACAGAACCCACTGGTAGTTTCTTGGCAAAACTTCTAGACAAATTTGTCAGGATCTTCTTGGGTGAATATCTTCAAGTTTTGTGAAGATTCGAGTTCGCATAAATCGACAGGAAAAATGATGAATCCAGTTAGAATTATAAGTCAAGATATTCTGTTATTTTCCAACACATGGAATGGCTTGTCTGAAGCTCTGAAACTCTAGATGAAACAACATTAAAAATTCTGAAGAACAGGACAGGAAGAAGTCGATCAAGTTACTTTCATGCACAATGCAAATCCAGATAACTAAATCGGCTGAAGAATATTTGGTGCAATTGTATGCCTCTGCTCAAAATGAATAAAGAAGGCATAAATTCATTCTTGGACagagaaaattcagaaaaagCATCCAGTAAAACATGTGGAGTGAAAATGCCAAACTGCCAGCTTAACTTGAAAGCAAGCACAAATAATGACAAAATACATTATTCCTCTgatataaaaacaaataaaatggcAACTTGGACAGCACATTTGTCTACAGGCATCATGCTGAAAAATGACGTTGTCAGTCAAAGTCAATAAAAAAGTAGTTAGTGGTTAGTATATTTACTAGTAGTTGATAGTTCCCCTTCTTTTTTCAGTTGGGTTTGCAACTTTGCATAGCTACTGCTGGTTCCTGAAATCACACTGCAAAGCAAAATGGATAAAAGCacgtcattattttttttaaaaaagaattcaGCTATCAACAATAGAACTCAGTTCAGTCGGCACTTTATTCACAAATAAGAAAGGGTTAATTTAATCTATGCCATTACAAATATggtatattagaaaaatataacattaCAATTCGTGTTATCGGCTCGGTGCCACTGAGAATTTTTAAAATCGGAACCATGCCAATCCCGTCACTATTTCCGTCCTCCTCTCTCACGCCGACAACCTCACCGTCATAGCccacccaccccacccccccaaCTTCAGAGAATTTTCTTCAGTCTAATTTTCTGATTTATGCTCTGAAGAATTTGTCAGTCTTTGTTCCGAAGAAGTTTTAACTGCAGTTCTCATGGTGAAACGCAGAGAGAATCAGACGGACGTGCGGTGGCGAGACGGATCTAAGTGGGCCGACACGGCCCAGGATGACGTGGGTGACATGTGGGCCGCATTTGGCCCATCATGTCCGCGTCAGATATGCAAGCAGATTGAGGAGTCCGTTCCGTtcactcgtcgccgtcgccgagatgAGCAGCAACCGCAAACGCGAGCTCGAGCGCCTCCgaggcgcggcgcggtggctccTTCTGcaacgacgccgacgccgtcgtttCCCTCTCATTAATTACAGATCGGTAGAGCGGATACCTCATACATTGTTCCATCGTCACCGTCCTGAAGTTGTCGTCCATCGGGGTGGACACTGGACAGCAGAGGGTATCCTCCAGACAAATAGGATGGAATGTGGAAACTCCAAGACAGGAAACTAAGAAATAGTATGGGCAAATCAATTCTATTAGCtcgttcaaacaaaaaaaaaacatggaaaaTTAAGCTTGGGTGTTGCTATGCAATGAAAAAAGTGCCACGACTTAGATTTCACCGTTTTGTTATATAAGACTTTATTTGAATTATTTCACTGTCTGTATTGCACTTCTGATAAATTAGGCTTGAATTGTGTTATGTGCTTGAGGTTTTTGGATTGTCTTTACCCTTTTGAACTAGATGGGCACACCCATGATAAAAATCCTGGGTCTGTCACTGGTCGACGGCCGCCGGGATCGCGTCCATGTCCGACGATGCCAGCCGGAGTCGCTCGCCGGTGGTCTTGCAGCAGCTTGAGGTGTTGATACGATCGATGTATTGCCGCTAAACTGCACTGTACCAGACTCCTCtggtatttgctcatttctaACAGAAATGGTGGCTTCATGCcctagttcaaaaaaaaaaaaagatcatgtaTTGCCGGTTTCTGATACTATCCATAGATGTTCACAGAATCACAGTTAGCTCCGTTTGTAACGTTGTCTCACGTTTGGATCCAATCATCCCATTCAAGGGGGTTTCGGAGACTAAAACTCCGACCTTTTTTGCGACGGCCCATGAAGAACTGTACGTTCCGTGCGTTCCCCGTGTATGTAACAACGAAGATACATGGATTGgcttggtttgtggcctaaatagagcttaccaaattttgtcaataccaaattttggcaagttttgatatgactaattttggtaaggcaaagttgtgtttaaattgaagccaaaatagacaaaattcactattgaaataacccattttcttaggcatgctaaaatttggcttcaaaccaaataagaCACtgaacactattgaaattgccaaatattgtaAGCCTAATTTAtacctcaaaccaaaccagccctataTGACTATATACGGTAGAAACTACAAAGATGTCCTTGATGCTGTTAATCCATTCATTATACAGTGGGCATGAATTCATGGAGTTTCTTCCTATTAGACGAGAGCCAACACTTCCATGTCTTCATCGGAGAAACTTTTAGCTACTAATCACATTCAATATTCTCTTCGAGCAATGCACAGCAGTTGCGTGGAAGTTAAGAGGAAAAATATATGATAGTTTCCACCGAATAATCAAGTGGGCTAGTTGGGACACATGGTCAGCGATTTGAGATACCTTGTCATTTACCTCTGTACATGTAGAAGTCAACTTATTACAGATATGTACATACCCAAGCAACTGCACTCTTTGCTTGCTGAGGAGACTGGAGTTAAGGACTTCACATTGCATTTGCATGTTCTTGGCTTTAATATATACGGATGACATGCCAGACAAAAAGTTAAAAGAAAGGTCGCGGCGAATGCAAGTCGAACGATCATGGATTAACCATGACACCTTGAAGCAAACATGGGTGAGGTTTGGCGAGTTGCTCTGCCTCAAGGGAGCAGCTCTCGCTCCCCACGCTATTGTTACTCTCAGGGACAGGGAGTGCCTCCTTGTTCTTACGGGGGGCACGGCATCGTACCCACAGGTATGAGAACCCTGCAAAGGCCGCCTGGCTCGCAAACTGCACGCGGTATACTAGGCTTATCTCCCACAAGCCACTGCCCACGTTAACGGCCAAGGTATCCGCATCATACCCTTCGAGGTCCGATTTGGAAACCATGACGAATGTCTTCTCGTCAAATGCAATGAGGTTGCGAGTGGCAAGGAACAGCGGTGGTTTCATTATTGGGCTGTCCAGGCAAATGGATTTCCCAGATTTCTTCACCCTAAGCTGGTAGAATTGCTCAACAGCCTACAAAATATGGCATGCGACACATCAGCGTTAATGAAGTCTGACTGTTGAATATGAACAAAGGAGACAAAAACATAAAGGTGTTCCTTGCATACTGTAAAGTATCTCCAAACATCTAAATCTAAAAGATTGAGTTGAACCGGTTCACAAAACAAAAGGTAGGGGCAGCTTGATAGCCACAGTGTCTATTACTATCATGAATAGTGGACAAAACCTTATCTCTTTTCTGGAACTAGCAAAAATGTAAGGAGCTCCTTGACCACTAAAAATCATTTCAAATATCCAATAATAAGTTGCATATATTAGTgtctaacaattttttttcaagatggAAGTCATATAAATGGGTCCGGTTGATATTGAAAGCAGTCCTATTTAATTCtgaatgcataatattttttttcacaataagAGCATTCTGAATTTAAGAGAAACACAACCATGAAATCATTCTGCCCACAAGcacagaattttttttgtggcaGCTTACCTGCCGCTGTGCAGAAGCTAATAGCACCCTTGGCCTGCGCAAGCGAACATGTTCATAAGCTTCAGCCGGAGTCATTTGTTTGTATTGCACCTAAGTACAGAGTTAATGGTCAGTATCAAATTTCGATTATATAATTAAGTCGTATCTGCATGGCCAAATAACCTAACATACCAAGTAGCAAAGAACAACTGTTGTGCTCCGTCCACGTCCAGCTTTGCAGTGAACATATGTCAACTTCCCACACAAAGCATTTCCTTCCAAGATTAAAACAACATAAATAAATACACGAGACAAACCTAGTTAAAAATCACAATTGCAACAGCACAATAGGATCTCTACGAAATTAATGAACTTAAATTTTTGTCCACCTCCCCATTAGAGGAAGTGAATATCACAACATGCACGAAAAGTAAAAATGTAGAAGAGCAAGCAGAGCAAAAAAGGCAGTAAATAAAAGGTCTTAAATTTTTTGTATCCACAACGTAGCAGCATATTCAGTCAAGCTTCAAGAGGAAACTGCAGTAGCATACTGCAAAACCAAATGGCGACGGCCATTATATTGGTAGAGTTAAGTACAATGCACAAATTATTTATTACAGGGTGTTGGGACcaacaaacataaaaaacatCTCTTACTacaaacaaaccaaaccaaacataAGGTATCAAATCACAAGTTCTGATATCTACTCATGCAATGAACAGTACAGTCAAAAACAAACTAGAATATACATAGTGATTCCGTCGTATTATAGGATATGCAATTTGAGTAGATTCTTACTGTGGATGAAGTCAGCAGCCCGGCAAAGGTTCTCAAATGATGGTGCATAAAGATAATCTCTAGTTGGTAACACCAGGTTTTCAATTCCATGAgcctaaaaaacaaaaagaccaTTTCAGTTGTGTGACCTAGAACTGCTAGTTATTTGAACATTCGCTCATGACCAGCAGGCAGAAACagatatatgtaaaatttaggGAAGTTAGCATGGACATGGCACATCAGTTGTAAATTACAAAAAAACAGCGCCAGCGTGATTAGATAACATGTAAAGATTGCACCAAATGTACAGTTTAACGTAGAAGAAAGCAGAATGTTCAAAAAGGAGCATGTTGCATGAACATTTCAATGCCTAATtagatttcttttttctgaacTAACACAATGTTTGCTATAACCTTGTCATTTAGGTTGACCATGAGTAGTTTACATATCACTGACCTAGGATCTTCAATCTACCTTAACTACCACAGTCAGGTAATAACAATATAGTACCTAACAAACAGCGATTTGTGGTCCCATCAGCTAAACAAAAGGGCGCTTCTAGTATTTTTCTCAAACCCTTGATCTGATGGGTGGGCATCTAGATGGCAAACACAGAAATCTCCAGTAATTGCTCTCTTCACATTGCAGTATTGCACCACTGAGACCACTGGAACCTGATTATGCTATATGCCAGTGTGGTTTACAACAAGGCCGTGCACCTCCTCGTTATCAGAGTAACAACAAATAATATGCAGGAGCCATACTCGCAGGAAAGAATTAACAAACAGAAGCAGCAAAACTTACAGAACTACATATTATTCAGCACATTTGATCAGTCATTTAGTGGAATGATTTGGCAGTGTGACTACCTCATACAGGCACCTGGGAACCAGCCTCTCGTAGGATTCATTCAGTGTCACAACACCGCAAACTCCAAGCTCCTTCAGCCGCAGAACATCGCTGGGGAAAGGAACAGCACCGAGCAGAACATGCTGATCGAAGCAAAAGAAAAGTACACAATTAGAGCAGAGTAAACTAAAACTCTAAACAGATCGAGAAATCAATACTGCAGAAAAGGTAGTGCCAATCACCCACATACAGGTCCAAAACACTAAACGAATcgaaattgaaacaaaaatccAAATACGGCAAGAACTATAAACGAAGAAAATCTCTTCTCCACTATGCATATGCAGTAGGAAAGACCTAACCCTAAACGTTTGGAGTGCAAACTGCCATGATGGTCAGCAAACCACCGTAAGAAGCTACATTACAGGGCAAAATCCGTCGGCGGCACAAGATGAACGCGAAAGCCACGGCGATCAACAACCAGAAGAGGGGGGAAAACCTCCAAAAACAACCGAAATCAAAAGAGGGGGTAGGAAATTTTCCCCACCTCGTCGACCTGATCCCACCAGTGGAAGTGCGGCTCGAATCGGTTCCTGACGACGTTGTACACCAGCGTCGGGTAGAACAGCATCCGCGCGCCGacgcccaccgccgcgcgctTCGCGTCGAAAGCCACACGCATCACCaccccaccctcctcctccaccgccgccgccgccgccccacgacgcagctgcagcagcgccccgccgccaccaccaccaccaccatccccacctcctccgccggaATCACCCGGAAGCTCCTCGATCCGcatctcccccttccctccacctcctccaccccgcCCAAATCGACCCGATCTGGACCGATCCGatcgggaaaaaaaacacacacaccaGAAAAAATCCCCCCCAAAAAACAACGAATCAATCGATCAGCGGGTGGAAAAAGGGAAGCTCCGCAGCGCGAATCGGAGCAGCTGGGCggcgcgaggtggtggtggtggagcggaATCGAATTGAATTCGCGATTCCGCAACCGCGCGGAAGAAATCGAGAaatcccctccccttccctcgcGCTCACGCCTCcccaccctctcctctccaaAAAGTCGAAACTGCCCAAACCGAGCAGCAACCCCCGCGCATCCGATTAGTAGTACACCCGGCCGCGCGCGACCCCTCcgtctgacatgtggggcccacttccaccgacaggtggggcagGGTaacggggcgggggcgggggcgggggcgggggcgtgGGTCCCCTAGAGGTGACATGGCGGCCGTTGATTTGTGGATGGGCTTGGATCCGAGCACTGACTCGAGGACGCGGACGCCACGTGGATTTGCAGAGGTGGGGTTAAGGAGATCGTGTGGGGGGTTAAACCGCTAATCCGGTAAAGTGGATAGTTCCATGCTTGTATAGGACGTTAATCGCTTAATCCATTGCTTCATCTCGCAGGGCCTTCTGTGTGTTTATGtcattatctttcttttttgtttgtttcgttttggAACAAATGCACGTATAGCTATAGATTTCTTCACGAAAATA
The sequence above is drawn from the Oryza glaberrima chromosome 10, OglaRS2, whole genome shotgun sequence genome and encodes:
- the LOC127753159 gene encoding phosphatidylglycerophosphate phosphatase PTPMT1-like → MRIEELPGDSGGGGGDGGGGGGGGALLQLRRGAAAAAVEEEGGVVMRVAFDAKRAAVGVGARMLFYPTLVYNVVRNRFEPHFHWWDQVDEHVLLGAVPFPSDVLRLKELGVCGVVTLNESYERLVPRCLYEAHGIENLVLPTRDYLYAPSFENLCRAADFIHRNALCGKLTYVHCKAGRGRSTTVVLCYLVQYKQMTPAEAYEHVRLRRPRVLLASAQRQAVEQFYQLRVKKSGKSICLDSPIMKPPLFLATRNLIAFDEKTFVMVSKSDLEGYDADTLAVNVGSGLWEISLVYRVQFASQAAFAGFSYLWVRCRAPRKNKEALPVPESNNSVGSESCSLEAEQLAKPHPCLLQGVMVNP